Sequence from the Maniola jurtina chromosome 18, ilManJurt1.1, whole genome shotgun sequence genome:
TACATTTAATGtgtttattcatcttgtatcaTTAAATGTTTGTCCTATAGATCAGAACAAAGGAatgataaaaacaatttaagtttaCTACGATCTAACATGAATTTCAATATTGCTTACTTGTATGGAATATTTACTGTAACTAAATTCTATGTCTATTCTATAGAATATAGGTACCAAATATTATGAAAAGcttgaaaatattattgatgGTTATAAAAATTCCAGGCGCAGAATTGTGACATCGTTAGATAAACCTGAACAACAGCAAACAGCAGATGCTCACACAAAGAACATAGTGAAACAAATTAACAGAATTATATTGAATAATTTAACAGATAAAGtttcacatattttatcttCACAGGTAAGATTTTAATGAGGTAATAATATAGCTAAATTCTGCTGTACAccatctctaaactaaaataacatctgaatgtattgctatccctttcagaAACTTCCTGCAGAtaagatagcactagatttagatctgtcaattttgttttgagattatgaacaacagaattagccacaatgtaAATAATACTTGACTTGGCCAGGGGCACTTCCGTGCCCCCAGATCAGTATTAAGTAGAATTGTCTAAGTAGTATTAGTTGTCAAAACAAAGAATCAGTCATATTTGAGCAGTACTGCGCTATGCTCTCAAGCTGAAATCTATAGTTTACTTAGATTTTACTCCTACTTAAAACAGTCAAAATGAAGACAGATTTGCGTTGTTTAACTCCTAAATCAAAAGAAATGTAAAGATGATAAAGATCTAAGCTTCAGCTGTATATAGTATACAAAGTGTGAATGGTTGTAAAGCCGTGGCAAAGTGATTCACCTTTATCAGTTATACTACTCTTctttgttttggaaaactaggtatttttttatatttcaggtTGATTATGAGCCCCGTCATGAAGCATTTTGGTTTGTTGGTGGTATTGACTTACCATATGATGTGCTAAAATGGAGAAAAAAGCAGAAATGGTATAAAGACAGAATGGATCAACCCCTCGATAGACCTGTACAATATATTGGTATGGTACAtcatattttatacctatataaaaaaagtCTTATCTGTCCATCTATCTTTCATAgctatttgaaaaataaattataagagtTGTAAGGTTGAAATTGAGTACAGTTACAGAAAGAAACCTATTCCACAGCTATACAGaggcatatttttaaaaatttcaatttaaatcaTCTTTAAATTCTGTGTAGTGGTAAAAACATCTCAAGTCTCTCCATGACATCATAAACATTCTCCATAATGACCACATCTCAAATTAACTGTATGGGgtactaaaatttattttttggttttcaGGTTCACCATTACTAACAGTAAGAAATCACTTGCCTTTAAAACCGATAATGCCCTACAATGAAGCTGAAAATCCAGATTTTGAGGTCCCCAAGTTTTCTCACTTTCCTGAAAGTGTTGGATACTTTACTGAGTTTAGACATGGAACAAATATTCCGGGTAAACtctgtttttatttcattttagtgATTATAAATCtctgtacaatttttttatgcaACTCAAAATGGTATGGTATGGCCAGAGAGCAGCGAAATCTCTCTACAAAATGTTCAATTCGTTttcatcataatatattttaaagtaaaggTAAATTAACTGAGCTCATTAAGCATTACTAGACAATGTGTGCGAGTTCAGTgtggaattaagtttttttttaaatcctgtattaactttttttttctggtatgaaaagtaattgaagtccattgtccatctctgggatgcaagctatatctgtactgccaaaatcggttaagcagatgggctgtgaaaacagATGGGCAGATTTTCGTaatactacccatattataaaaatctgAAAGTGTGCttattttttggtttgtccttcaaaccGCGATGAAGCAACGGTTTGGCGTGATATCCTGCAGAATAATGGTTTCCCATGCCctcattttaaaaacctaaatccatgagaATGAAGTTGTGAGCATCAATCAGCTCATTCATAATACTAGTATAGATCATAAAGAGTATTTTCGAAAGTTGTTTTAAGGAGAAGTGTGTCCAATCTATATACTAACTATGTAAAATACTTGTAGGTTTTTGGCCAGGGGATTTCGATGAGTTTGGTCTAATATCTTTCCATGGACGAGGACATATTCTTGATAGAAAAGAATCATTTGGGTCAGAAGACAACTTAGAGGCATTGCACTGTCAAGCTATCAAAGCTAGCTTTGGATGGCTGTTGGCTCAAGCTAACTACCAGGGTTTCACAACTTACAATGACTTGACCTATCCATTAGTGACACAAACTGTACTAACTGATGGGCATTTGGTATCTTTGTATACTTATCAATTAAATACTATTGTAATGCACAATGATGAAGTTGACACTAacccaaaaaataatatttgttttggaACAAAACCATTAAAACTATATGACACTATTGAAAATGGAAAAATCAAAGGCTTAAATGAAGATATATTGAAAATGTTAGTGCAATTTTACTTAAATGCCCCAGAAAAACGAGATCATGAGATGAAACCTTATCTTGGCAAAGAAGAACAGATTATTGCTGATATAGAAGATGATAACAAACGATGCTGGTTGGAAGCTAGATACAAACATTTGGTTGCAAATCGACCCAAACATTTCTTATTACCTGAACTCTATGACTGggaaaagatttacaaaataaaattcaatactCGATTCTTTGAAGCTAGAAGAAGACCATTCGAGTTTGATATCAATCCATTCAGAAGGAGATTGGATGAACATCTACCACCTTACATACCTAAAGTTTTAAGACCATATCCAAAATGCAGaacaaagtttgaaaaaacTTACTATCCTAATGtataatgtaatatttatttttttagtatgtAGATCATAGAtttgctttaaaataaaactagtaagaattaatttcaaaaattgttgttattgTTGTCGAGTGCCACGGTCATTTCGTCATCGGCAGTGAAGAGACTGTGGTTTAAACAGACTAAAGGCACTGTAAGGCCGCGATAGCCAACTGAGGAAATCATTCACCTGTGGAGGTTATATTATTTGGCCAACTTCCAGAGGGATGATACCAAATTACTCTTTGCATAAGCCATTATTTTCCATTGTACTCAATAGAAACTAACGTTTGACATgattacaatgttacccgtgagcCGTGACAACTTGCTTTCACCGACCAAAGAAAGAAAAagcctatttttattttattgtaaaatcgATTTTTGCCTGAAATCTGAAATCGGATTTAAATCGATGTCCTGCCTTGGCACTACattttttaactgattttacgcctctgggttctagctcttTTGAACTATTGGCAGTACATTTTTCTCAACTGCTTTTACGGCTCTGCGATCAAGTCTTTTTGAAGctttttacggctctggatggCACTACTAGTTATCAACAAAGAGTATAAAATCCTCAGACTAAATATATAAgataaaatctaataataagGAATGTCAATCAGGGTATTCTTGGAAGTTTGGAACTTGATACCCTTACACTTGGAGCACTTTgcagtgattacatactctttggtactTTATAACTCTGTGGTACTTTATGTGGtactttgtaattatttttgaaaGGCCTTAAAGGACTggtatccagggccgtaaaataaattaaaaaaaaaaatactttgtaatTGGAAAACGCACGGGAAAACGTCAGGAAATTTTTCGGTTTTAAACTACCTACTCCTAGGTCTTTGtaggaaataaaaaataataagcatTGCTAAAAATGAAGAATTTAAGTTTGTGGGATATTTGTACAAAGAAATATTCAATAGAATCGGGAGATAATTTTTGTGCTTGTTACGGTCACAATGAGGAATCTGCAACCGGTGAACTTTTTGTGTGTTCATATAACCTAGTAGTAAGCAAATTTGATAATAGTGGTGAAATCAAGTGGACAAAGGATATCTCTGATTGTGTATCCAGAGAAAATGCACCTGTAAACATAACCTATTTGGGTTTGACCAACTGTTTGAGCGTTGGTCTCGCAAACGGTGAATTAATATCAATTGACGACTTTGAAGACACCTGCTGTGACTTGGTGGGAACATGTGAAAATGGATTGTTGGTTCGTACCTTTAAAATATGATGTATACTTTACGAATGTTCATAAAATAATGTGTTAGCAAACTTTTCAAATTCTAAACCATTTTACACAGAGCTAAAGCAATTCTTAATCACatttaggtaggtcttatagcacagggaaaatccaaaaaccatgaatttgtggttacatcaaaataaaatttaaatgtgttcaactgttcatgaaaaaatttatttactaaatcacattaactTAAAGTGTTTTACATAAAAGTGTTTGGTACATATACACATATCTTGTACTACCAATTGGAACCCTTTGTgcccgagtctgactcgcacttcatCAGTTTTGAAATATTctgttttattgtatttattcaATTTGTTTTTAGGCAATGGAATGGAGTCCAGATCAagagttattggttttggttaCTAAGGACTTAAATGTAATATTAATGTCATGCACATATGACCCTTTGATTGAGTCTAATTTATTAAGCAATGAGTTTGGTGAAAAACAGTTTATTACTGTTGGTTGGGGTAAAAAAGAAACTCAATTCCATGGCTCAGAGGGGAAAAAAGCTGCAAAAATAACAGCTGAAATAGTTGCTGGTAAGTAAGTAATAGTTTCGAGTGTTTCTTTGTACTATCACAATCCCACAAAAACTAATGCCTTATAATGAGGCAGCTTTTCCAGTTCCAGCGTTTCCAGTATAATGTAGGGGTAGCTGTGGCCCAAGTTTAGTGTTTCTAAGTGTCTGTACCTGAAGAGTCCATTAATAAGGTCCAGATAGCACAtctggaccctattactaagtctctgctgtctgtctatttgtcagCTGGCTGTATCTAATAAACTGTATCaggtagagttaaaattttcacagaatgtgaaataacaataaataataacataatgACCATAATGAGaattaattaaaagtgttatttcttgtagaaTGGTGAAGCCTTAGTGTGCaggtccaactcgcacttgaccgattttattattatctaatatctatttttgtatttttttgtagaCAAAAATGGTGAATCAAACAGCAAAATAGTGATTACCTGGAGAGGGGATGGTAGTTTGTTTGCTGTTGGTTTTACATCTGATGGCATTAGAAGGTTTAAAATTTTCGATAGAGAAGGAAATTTGCAGTATACAAGTGAAAAGCAACCAGGTCTCGAAGCCAACCTGTCATGGAGACCCAGTGGAAACATAATTGCAACAACACAGAAATTAACTGACAAGTATATTGTTGcattctttgaaaaaaatggCCTCAAACATGGAGAGTTCACAATACCTGTGGAACTAACGACTGTTGTTGAAGATTTGTTCTGGAGTTCTGATTCAGATATATTAGCTTTATTATGCAAAGATACTGCTACAAACACCCAGAAAGTTCTACTATTTACAAGTAGTAACTATCACTGGTACCTAAAGCAAACTCTGTACTTTAGTAAACAACAAGCTGTAGGGAAAATTATGTGGGATAATGATTTTAATGTGgctaacaataaaaaaatgcatATAGTATTAAAAAATGGAGAACATTATGCCTATACTTGGATATGGAATATAGATCATAGTAAAGGTAAAAGTGATTGTGACGATGCAGCTGTAACTGTTATAGATGGgaagaaattattaatttcaaccTTTAGATATACATCTGTTCCTCCCCCAATGGCTAATGTAGAGGTTGAATTAGACAGTGATATTGAATCGGTTCATTTTGCACCAGAAAATGATTCAGTCTTGAACTCAAATTCATTTGTAGtaaaaactgataaaaaattagtttttctGGAGCAATCTGTTAGAAATCCTTTAAGGTATGAAATATCTGAAACAATACCTATTGATAATGTAAGCTTTCCATTCCACTGTTATAATTGGTACTGGTTAGACAGCAAAACATTATTATGCACTTCAGTAGACAATGATAGTTCTTATCAATTAATTCAGTACAAAATATCAGATGGCAAAATAGTTAAAGAAAGTACACATCCTCTACCATCAGCTGTAACAAGGATACAGTGCCATCCTTCAATAAAATCTGCTGTATTTTTACAGTTGAGTGATGGAGAAATCTTAGAGTACAGTTCTGATGGTAAAATTATTCCCCAAGTATTTTCATTTCCTGAGCCATGCCCCCAATTTTGCGTTCTGAGTGTAGATAGTGATGTCTATTTCTTAGGGCTTTCGTGCAAAGGATGTCTATATATGAACGATAAAAAGATTATTAATAATGTCAGTTCTATATTTATTCATAGTAGTTTTCTGCTGCTGACAACATTAAAACATGTGCTTCTTTGCACTGAACTAACAAGAGCAGGCTTAAGCTGCATTGAAATGTATGAGAAAACTGAAACATCAGATGTTTATAAGAGGAAAATCGAACGAGGTGCTAAATTAGTTGTGACTGTTCCAAAAACAACCCGAACTGTGTTTCAAATGCCAAGAGGAAATCTAGAAACTATTGAACCTAGACCCTTATCACTTAAAATTATTGGAGAATATCTCGATCATTGTAAATATTATGATGCTTTTGATTTAATGAGAAAGCAAAGAATAAATCTTAATTTGATTTACGATCACAATCCTAAACTGTTCACAGAGAGTATAGGTATGTTCTTTGATGCTATACAGAATAATTCGTGGCTAAACCTTTTCTTGGCTGATCTTGAAAATATTGATGTCACACAGGCTATGTATACAAGTAGCTACCCTGGGAGAAAAAATGTTACTGATAAAGTACATGGAAAGATACAATATGTATGTGATATCGTTATTGCACATATAAATCAAGCAGATGACTATGCTTATAGAATATTACCACTTTTGACAGCTTTTGTGAAGAAAAATGATTTAGAAAAGGCATTGGCTGTTATAAACAGTCTGAAAAAGGAAGAGTTAAGTGAAAATAATGTACCAGTTACTTCAGATGAAGCACTGAAATATTTGTTATACATGGTCAATGTGGATCAACTTTTTGATGTTGCATTAGGAATGTATGACTTTGACCTTGTGCTACTGGTTGCTAATAAATCACAGAAGGATCCCAAAGAATATGTTGCCATGTTAAACGAGTTGAATGAAATGGATGAAAACTATAAGAGGTTTACTATAAATAAACACTTGAAGAGATTTGAAAAAGCTGTACAGTGTCTTGCAAAATGTGGACCAAGCAGACATGGCGAGCTTAAAACCTTTGTCAAGTATCACAGTCTTTACAGAGAAGCTTTAGCACTCTTCTCTGTTGATGAGGACATATACAAACAAATGTCGGACGATTTCGgactttacttaaaactaaagaagCAATTTATTGAAGCTGGTATAATTTATGAGAGATCAAAGAGTTACGAGAAAGCAATTGAATGTTACAGAGATGCCTTGGAGTGGGAACTAGTATTAAAGCTAGCTCAGAATAAACCTAAGGAAGAGTTCAAAGAAATTTGTTGGTGAGAATTGCATTAATATTTCTATCAtcgtcatcataatcaacccatcgccggcccactactgaacacagatctctcagaatgagaagggtttagaccatagtctgccacactggccaattagtgtggattggcagacttcgcacatctttgagaatattatggagaattctcaggcatgcaattttctccacgatgttttcctaaagcaagtgatttttaattgcttaaaatgcatattACTCCAAAGAGTTAGAGGCGCATGCCCAAGATTGAACCCCCAACCTCCTGAATAGAAGGAGTATGTCTTAGCTACAAGCTAACAAGAAACTTCAATGTTATATACTtatgaaaactttatttttagggATCTTGCCAACTCTCTAAAAGAAGAAAAACGATACAAAGAAGCGTTAACGATTTTGGAACAACTTAATGAAGATCATGaagatataataaattttgctATTGAATGTGCTCAGTTTAAAACAGCACTGCGATTTTGTACTAAGTTTAACAAGCAGCAATTAATAGGTATGactaattaataagttaaaaTCCTAATGATAAATTACGAAATTtctctaggtaggtactgattgttaaaataaaatgaggccattttcaaatccaaaaaaattgacttaattGTTTTTAGAAAGATGTTAGAAATGGATGTTATTTTGGCAGTTTCCAGAAGTGCTGATTACGAAAATGGTGTACTTTTTTTGGAAATCCAAAACACAGATAATGTAGACAttggatttttattaaaaaaaattatggcgcTCATAATTTTTGCGATTTTTCTTGGCGCCGATTTTGATCAAATCCAGACAAACATATTATTTCCTTATATGCAACTTTATTTTCACTTGTTTTATAGAAAAGAGCCTACTACCCTCTTTATTGGATgaatatacaaatacaaaggaaTTAATAGAAACAAACAGGACAAACTTCAATAAATATAAGGATCGTCTGCAAGTGGTAAACGAAATGAAAAGGAATAAACCTGCTGACCATTATGATACATTCTATGCTAATAAGGACAGTGATTTATACTCTGATGCAGGCAGTACTATAGCGTCTTCATCTGGGTCTGGGTAAGTCTAgttttaaggttctgtaccttaaaataaaaaaggaaaccttataggatcacttcatagtgtgtctctgtctgtcaagaaacctatagggtacttcccgttgacctagaatcataaaaggcaggTCGCctggtcttgtagcacaagttaagggaaaaatccgaaaaccgtgaatttgtggttccatcacaaaaaaattaaagatttgttttttcgaaataattagtttactaaatcacaacAAGGTGGCGCTGTACGGCATTAACTTGCAAAAACTCGATGAGTAAGTGAATTGTGGCATAGTGTAAGAAATATGTATAGCGAGCCAATGTATTTGCGGAAAAGCCAGCATCACCGTCGTAAGACCTGAGACTAATTATTTAGTTGAATATGTAATTactctaaactaatattataaatgcgaaagtgtatctatctTACTTTTTACTGCTgaaccgtttaaccgattttgacgaaaggtatagGTAACTTGGATCCAAGAAACAGTACGACTTTGtatgccagaaaatcaaaaagatctccttaggttttaaaaaagtTGAATCCACACAAAGTTGCAGGGATCGTctagtatacctaataataataattgcaaatGATATGGGAATTGGGgtgataatttctaaattcattATGACCaaagttacttttttttttaattgatgacatttttgatttttcttggGATTCTTAGGTACTATTTggggaaataaattataaattagtattattttaCTTCACAGACGATCGTATCGTTCAAGTAAAAACAGAAGGAAACACGAACGCAAAGTTGCATCCCTAAAAGAGGGCTCACAATATGAAGACACTGCCCTCGTCATGGTGCTACACACATTGGTCACATCAACGTTTGAATTGAGGTTGCCTGTCAAGGAAATCAACATTGTGCTATCTTGCCTCAGTAAAGACTTGGAAGCTTTAACACTTCAGGTTTGTATcaaacatttaattattttcatttaatgaCAAGTGACAGTTTTTGCGAAACAAGTCCAATCTAAATACAAGGCGTATGATTGCACATTGTACAAGAACAGATCTCACCCAGGCTTGGGTATTTAATCTTGTTTGACCTACACTATCTTAATCTCTAGTAACGTGCACAAGCTGCCCTATTGCAAGTACAGAATGGTGTACTTGTTTCGCGCGcactatagtacctacttggcAGCCATGCTCTTATTACGCACAACAGACAGAAACGTTTTAGTGCAGAAACCAGCCCAGTGAGAAGAGACCTATTTCATATCATATTTTCGGGTTTTTTGATAATTTGTATTGAGAAATTTACGTTATAAACTTTTATCATTTTAGTCAAGCCTAGAAAAAACATTGAAGGAGATGAAAGATAGTCTTAAAGAAATATGGAGTGACAAATTCACCTTGGAAGCGACAAATGCTGCAATTGCAGCGGCGAATGTTCCAGAAGGAAGTACAGTGATCCCTCAAGGAATGGCCACTCTTGGTTAGTGCTACATGAACAACAGAGATTTGCAAAAATAAGTTTCGaccaattatttttaacccccaacccaaaaaggggttataagtttgacgtgtgtatctgttggtggcatcgtagctcctcaactactgaactgattttaatttagtttttttgtttgaaaggtggcttgatcgatagtgtgcttagctataatccaagaaaatcggttcagtcgtaaGAAAGTAGTGTATGAGAATATCGAATCTTAACGTTAAAAATAATAGCTTTTGCTCGCGATACATATATGTAATTTATATTGTTAATATTTCCGGACAAAGTAGCTTATAAATCTCGCCTCTATGATATTAGTAACGACGACGACAACATGAAaagattacagacagacacttttacatttatattagtatggattaataattAGCAGTAAAACAGACCCTGGCGTAAGTTAGGACAAATGTTAGGAAGAAGTCTTCCTGCTAATTTGGTCCTGACTTACACAGAAGAATGTTAGAAAgatgttaaaacaagacagatatCAGACATAACTTTGTCTCGTTTCAAAGTATAGTTAAGTTGAAATACActattagtattaaataatcCAATTCTGGTTAGTTCACTAATACAGGAATCAAACCCTGTATAGTGTATTTGTTTCCAGCGACTATGTCcagagttttaaaaaaaaaaaagaatattagccatttttaatcatgac
This genomic interval carries:
- the LOC123874161 gene encoding putative elongator complex protein 1, giving the protein MKNLSLWDICTKKYSIESGDNFCACYGHNEESATGELFVCSYNLVVSKFDNSGEIKWTKDISDCVSRENAPVNITYLGLTNCLSVGLANGELISIDDFEDTCCDLVGTCENGLLAMEWSPDQELLVLVTKDLNVILMSCTYDPLIESNLLSNEFGEKQFITVGWGKKETQFHGSEGKKAAKITAEIVADKNGESNSKIVITWRGDGSLFAVGFTSDGIRRFKIFDREGNLQYTSEKQPGLEANLSWRPSGNIIATTQKLTDKYIVAFFEKNGLKHGEFTIPVELTTVVEDLFWSSDSDILALLCKDTATNTQKVLLFTSSNYHWYLKQTLYFSKQQAVGKIMWDNDFNVANNKKMHIVLKNGEHYAYTWIWNIDHSKGKSDCDDAAVTVIDGKKLLISTFRYTSVPPPMANVEVELDSDIESVHFAPENDSVLNSNSFVVKTDKKLVFLEQSVRNPLRYEISETIPIDNVSFPFHCYNWYWLDSKTLLCTSVDNDSSYQLIQYKISDGKIVKESTHPLPSAVTRIQCHPSIKSAVFLQLSDGEILEYSSDGKIIPQVFSFPEPCPQFCVLSVDSDVYFLGLSCKGCLYMNDKKIINNVSSIFIHSSFLLLTTLKHVLLCTELTRAGLSCIEMYEKTETSDVYKRKIERGAKLVVTVPKTTRTVFQMPRGNLETIEPRPLSLKIIGEYLDHCKYYDAFDLMRKQRINLNLIYDHNPKLFTESIGMFFDAIQNNSWLNLFLADLENIDVTQAMYTSSYPGRKNVTDKVHGKIQYVCDIVIAHINQADDYAYRILPLLTAFVKKNDLEKALAVINSLKKEELSENNVPVTSDEALKYLLYMVNVDQLFDVALGMYDFDLVLLVANKSQKDPKEYVAMLNELNEMDENYKRFTINKHLKRFEKAVQCLAKCGPSRHGELKTFVKYHSLYREALALFSVDEDIYKQMSDDFGLYLKLKKQFIEAGIIYERSKSYEKAIECYRDALEWELVLKLAQNKPKEEFKEICWDLANSLKEEKRYKEALTILEQLNEDHEDIINFAIECAQFKTALRFCTKFNKQQLIEKSLLPSLLDEYTNTKELIETNRTNFNKYKDRLQVVNEMKRNKPADHYDTFYANKDSDLYSDAGSTIASSSGSGRSYRSSKNRRKHERKVASLKEGSQYEDTALVMVLHTLVTSTFELRLPVKEINIVLSCLSKDLEALTLQSSLEKTLKEMKDSLKEIWSDKFTLEATNAAIAAANVPEGSTVIPQGMATLDAHLRIAPVMQDLQWKLEGLNL
- the LOC123874162 gene encoding 28S ribosomal protein S30, mitochondrial; amino-acid sequence: MQLLRVHRTFPKLKQLISRRYSQAVQLEENEYTDAPIYPPILDLSLQARKLRKRQTKYQKIQEINTVEEKQIALNMPRYYGWQCIVLNENKVPYNAMPLVQHYTRTHFQLLDKLPDIYAKSSPIADIVVQEIKSCIEECIATENEGVERRIVTSLDKPEQQQTADAHTKNIVKQINRIILNNLTDKVSHILSSQVDYEPRHEAFWFVGGIDLPYDVLKWRKKQKWYKDRMDQPLDRPVQYIGSPLLTVRNHLPLKPIMPYNEAENPDFEVPKFSHFPESVGYFTEFRHGTNIPGFWPGDFDEFGLISFHGRGHILDRKESFGSEDNLEALHCQAIKASFGWLLAQANYQGFTTYNDLTYPLVTQTVLTDGHLVSLYTYQLNTIVMHNDEVDTNPKNNICFGTKPLKLYDTIENGKIKGLNEDILKMLVQFYLNAPEKRDHEMKPYLGKEEQIIADIEDDNKRCWLEARYKHLVANRPKHFLLPELYDWEKIYKIKFNTRFFEARRRPFEFDINPFRRRLDEHLPPYIPKVLRPYPKCRTKFEKTYYPNV